A single Numenius arquata chromosome 1, bNumArq3.hap1.1, whole genome shotgun sequence DNA region contains:
- the MTMR6 gene encoding phosphatidylinositol-3,5-bisphosphate 3-phosphatase MTMR6 isoform X1: protein MEHIRTTKVEQVKLLDRFSTSNKSLTGTLYLTATHLLFIDSSQRETWILHHHIAAVEKLPLTTSGCPLVIQCKNFRIVHFVVPRERDCHDIYNSLLQLSRTAKYEELYAFSYNPKQNESEQVKGWQLIDLAEEYKRMGVPNANWQLSDANRDYKICETYPRELYVPRTASKPIIVGSSKFRSKGRFPVLSYYHKNKEAAICRCSQPLSGFSARCLEDEHMLQAISKANPSNRYMYVMDTRPKLNAMANRAAGKGYENEDNYSNIRFQFVGIENIHVMRSSLQKLLEVSGTKGLSVNDFLSGLENSGWLRHIKAVLDAAVFLVKAIAVESASVLVHCSDGWDRTSQVCSLGALLLDSYYRTIKGFMVLIEKDWISFGHKFSDRCGQLDGDPKEISPVFTQFLECVWNLTEQFPQAFEYNEAFLLQIHEHVHSCQFGNFLGNCQKEREELKLKEKTYSLWPFLLEEQKKYQNPLYNPDFFPGLTLLEPNTVSFNFKFWRNMYHQFDRSMHPRQSVFNLVMSMSEQNKQLEEEIKELEAKIKRRNGQSAAVLVKEHQQPAHPAPTALKTPPCFKKEQPLIPMNDAVRTIEGSNTADNRYSEFVEEFSKSEPAVVSLEYGVARMTC from the exons ATGGAGCACATCCGCACCACCAAG GTAGAGCAAGTGAAATTACTAGATAGGTTCAGCACGAGCAATAAGTCACTGACGGGAACTCTATACCTTACAGCAACTCATCTGTTATTCATTGATTCAAGCCAGAGAGAGACATGG ATACTACATCATCACATTGCTGCTGTGGAAAAACTTCCCTTGACTACTTCTGGCTGCCCCCTTGTCATCCAATGCAAGAACTTCAGGATAGTTCACTTTGTTGTTCCCAGAGAAAGAGATTGTCATGACATTTATAACTCCTTGCTTCAGCTGTCAAGGACAG CGAAATATGAAGAACTGTATGCCTTCTCCTACaatccaaaacaaaatgaatcTGAGCAAGTCAAAGGTTGGCAGCTTATTGATCTAGCAGAAGAATACAAGAGAATGGGAGTGCCAAATGCTAACTGGCAGTTGTCCGATGCAAATCGTGATTATAAG ATTTGTGAAACTTATCCTAGAGAACTCTATGTTCCCAGAACTGCAAGCAAGCCCATAATTGTTGGTAGCTCCAAGTTCAGAAGCAAAGGAAGATTCCCAGTGCTGTCATATTatcataaaaataaagag GCTGCAATTTGCAGATGCAGTCAGCCTCTCTCAGGTTTCAGTGCCAGGTGTCTGGAAGATGAGCACATGTTGCAAGCCATCAGTAAAGCAAATCCTTCAAATCGCTACATGTATGTCATGGACACCAGGCCGAAG ctTAATGCAATGGCaaacagagctgctgggaagggctatgagaatgaagacaACTACTCTAACATTAGGTTCCAGTTTGTTGGCATTGAAAATATTCATGTAATGAGATCCAGCTTGCAAAAACTTCTGGAAG TCAGTGGCACGAAAGGTTTGTCTGTCAATGACTTTTTGTCTGGTCTGGAGAATTCTGGATGGTTGCGTCATATCAAAGCCGTGCTGGATGCTGCTGTCTTCCTAGTCAAG GCAATAGCGGTTGAGAGCGCGAGCGTATTAGTGCACTGCTCGGATGGCTGGGATAGGACTTCCCAAGTTTGTTCTCTTGGAGCTCTCTTACTAGATTCCTACTACAGAACAATCAAAGGATTCATG GTCTTGATAGAGAAAGACTGGATCTCTTTTGGGCACAAGTTCTCTGACAG ATGTGGTCAGTTGGACGGTGATCCAAAAGAGATCTCGCCAGTGTTCACCCAGTTTTTAGAATGTGTGTGGAATCTGACTGAGCAGTTTCCACAAGCCTTTGAATACAATGAAGCTTTCCTCCTTCAGATCCATGAACATGTCCATTCCTGCCAGTTTGGTAACTTCCTTGGAAACTGCCAAAAAGAGCGAGAAGAACTCAA GTTAAAAGAGAAGACATATTCCTTGTGGCCCTTCCTTCTGGAGGAACAGAAAAAATACCAGAATCCTCTGTATAATCCAGACTTTTTTCCAGGGCTAACTCTTCTGGAGCCTAATACAGTATCATTCAATTTTAA GTTTTGGAGAAATATGTACCATCAGTTTGATCGAAGTATGCATCCCCGGCAGTCTGTCTTCAATCTTGTAATGAGCATGAGCGAACAAAATAAACAACTGGAGGAAGAAATTAAAGAACTGGAAGCT aaaataaagcgGAGAAATGGGCAGTCAGCTGCGGTCCTTGTGAAGGAACATCAGCAGCCTGCTCATCCTGCACCCACGGCACTGAAAACCCCTCCGTGCTTCAAGAAGGAGCAGCCGCTGATCCCCATGAATGATGCTGTAAGAACTATAGAGGGCAGCAACACAGCAGACAATCGCTACAGTGAATTTGTGGAAGAGTTCTCGAAATCCGAGCCTGCTGTTGTCAGTTTGGAGTATGGAGTGGCCAGGATGACCTGCTAA
- the MTMR6 gene encoding phosphatidylinositol-3,5-bisphosphate 3-phosphatase MTMR6 isoform X6, which produces MEHIRTTKVEQVKLLDRFSTSNKSLTGTLYLTATHLLFIDSSQRETWILHHHIAAVEKLPLTTSGCPLVIQCKNFRIVHFVVPRERDCHDIYNSLLQLSRTAKYEELYAFSYNPKQNESEQVKGWQLIDLAEEYKRMGVPNANWQLSDANRDYKICETYPRELYVPRTASKPIIVGSSKFRSKGRFPVLSYYHKNKEAAICRCSQPLSGFSARCLEDEHMLQAISKANPSNRYMYVMDTRPKLNAMANRAAGKGYENEDNYSNIRFQFVGIENIHVMRSSLQKLLEVSGTKGLSVNDFLSGLENSGWLRHIKAVLDAAVFLVKAIAVESASVLVHCSDGWDRTSQVCSLGALLLDSYYRTIKGFMIHEHVHSCQFGNFLGNCQKEREELKLKEKTYSLWPFLLEEQKKYQNPLYNPDFFPGLTLLEPNTVSFNFKFWRNMYHQFDRSMHPRQSVFNLVMSMSEQNKQLEEEIKELEAKIKRRNGQSAAVLVKEHQQPAHPAPTALKTPPCFKKEQPLIPMNDAVRTIEGSNTADNRYSEFVEEFSKSEPAVVSLEYGVARMTC; this is translated from the exons ATGGAGCACATCCGCACCACCAAG GTAGAGCAAGTGAAATTACTAGATAGGTTCAGCACGAGCAATAAGTCACTGACGGGAACTCTATACCTTACAGCAACTCATCTGTTATTCATTGATTCAAGCCAGAGAGAGACATGG ATACTACATCATCACATTGCTGCTGTGGAAAAACTTCCCTTGACTACTTCTGGCTGCCCCCTTGTCATCCAATGCAAGAACTTCAGGATAGTTCACTTTGTTGTTCCCAGAGAAAGAGATTGTCATGACATTTATAACTCCTTGCTTCAGCTGTCAAGGACAG CGAAATATGAAGAACTGTATGCCTTCTCCTACaatccaaaacaaaatgaatcTGAGCAAGTCAAAGGTTGGCAGCTTATTGATCTAGCAGAAGAATACAAGAGAATGGGAGTGCCAAATGCTAACTGGCAGTTGTCCGATGCAAATCGTGATTATAAG ATTTGTGAAACTTATCCTAGAGAACTCTATGTTCCCAGAACTGCAAGCAAGCCCATAATTGTTGGTAGCTCCAAGTTCAGAAGCAAAGGAAGATTCCCAGTGCTGTCATATTatcataaaaataaagag GCTGCAATTTGCAGATGCAGTCAGCCTCTCTCAGGTTTCAGTGCCAGGTGTCTGGAAGATGAGCACATGTTGCAAGCCATCAGTAAAGCAAATCCTTCAAATCGCTACATGTATGTCATGGACACCAGGCCGAAG ctTAATGCAATGGCaaacagagctgctgggaagggctatgagaatgaagacaACTACTCTAACATTAGGTTCCAGTTTGTTGGCATTGAAAATATTCATGTAATGAGATCCAGCTTGCAAAAACTTCTGGAAG TCAGTGGCACGAAAGGTTTGTCTGTCAATGACTTTTTGTCTGGTCTGGAGAATTCTGGATGGTTGCGTCATATCAAAGCCGTGCTGGATGCTGCTGTCTTCCTAGTCAAG GCAATAGCGGTTGAGAGCGCGAGCGTATTAGTGCACTGCTCGGATGGCTGGGATAGGACTTCCCAAGTTTGTTCTCTTGGAGCTCTCTTACTAGATTCCTACTACAGAACAATCAAAGGATTCATG ATCCATGAACATGTCCATTCCTGCCAGTTTGGTAACTTCCTTGGAAACTGCCAAAAAGAGCGAGAAGAACTCAA GTTAAAAGAGAAGACATATTCCTTGTGGCCCTTCCTTCTGGAGGAACAGAAAAAATACCAGAATCCTCTGTATAATCCAGACTTTTTTCCAGGGCTAACTCTTCTGGAGCCTAATACAGTATCATTCAATTTTAA GTTTTGGAGAAATATGTACCATCAGTTTGATCGAAGTATGCATCCCCGGCAGTCTGTCTTCAATCTTGTAATGAGCATGAGCGAACAAAATAAACAACTGGAGGAAGAAATTAAAGAACTGGAAGCT aaaataaagcgGAGAAATGGGCAGTCAGCTGCGGTCCTTGTGAAGGAACATCAGCAGCCTGCTCATCCTGCACCCACGGCACTGAAAACCCCTCCGTGCTTCAAGAAGGAGCAGCCGCTGATCCCCATGAATGATGCTGTAAGAACTATAGAGGGCAGCAACACAGCAGACAATCGCTACAGTGAATTTGTGGAAGAGTTCTCGAAATCCGAGCCTGCTGTTGTCAGTTTGGAGTATGGAGTGGCCAGGATGACCTGCTAA
- the MTMR6 gene encoding phosphatidylinositol-3,5-bisphosphate 3-phosphatase MTMR6 isoform X3 — protein MEHIRTTKVEQVKLLDRFSTSNKSLTGTLYLTATHLLFIDSSQRETWILHHHIAAVEKLPLTTSGCPLVIQCKNFRIVHFVVPRERDCHDIYNSLLQLSRTAKYEELYAFSYNPKQNESEQVKGWQLIDLAEEYKRMGVPNANWQLSDANRDYKICETYPRELYVPRTASKPIIVGSSKFRSKGRFPVLSYYHKNKEAAICRCSQPLSGFSARCLEDEHMLQAISKANPSNRYMYVMDTRPKLNAMANRAAGKGYENEDNYSNIRFQFVGIENIHVMRSSLQKLLEVSGTKGLSVNDFLSGLENSGWLRHIKAVLDAAVFLVKVLIEKDWISFGHKFSDRCGQLDGDPKEISPVFTQFLECVWNLTEQFPQAFEYNEAFLLQIHEHVHSCQFGNFLGNCQKEREELKLKEKTYSLWPFLLEEQKKYQNPLYNPDFFPGLTLLEPNTVSFNFKFWRNMYHQFDRSMHPRQSVFNLVMSMSEQNKQLEEEIKELEAKIKRRNGQSAAVLVKEHQQPAHPAPTALKTPPCFKKEQPLIPMNDAVRTIEGSNTADNRYSEFVEEFSKSEPAVVSLEYGVARMTC, from the exons ATGGAGCACATCCGCACCACCAAG GTAGAGCAAGTGAAATTACTAGATAGGTTCAGCACGAGCAATAAGTCACTGACGGGAACTCTATACCTTACAGCAACTCATCTGTTATTCATTGATTCAAGCCAGAGAGAGACATGG ATACTACATCATCACATTGCTGCTGTGGAAAAACTTCCCTTGACTACTTCTGGCTGCCCCCTTGTCATCCAATGCAAGAACTTCAGGATAGTTCACTTTGTTGTTCCCAGAGAAAGAGATTGTCATGACATTTATAACTCCTTGCTTCAGCTGTCAAGGACAG CGAAATATGAAGAACTGTATGCCTTCTCCTACaatccaaaacaaaatgaatcTGAGCAAGTCAAAGGTTGGCAGCTTATTGATCTAGCAGAAGAATACAAGAGAATGGGAGTGCCAAATGCTAACTGGCAGTTGTCCGATGCAAATCGTGATTATAAG ATTTGTGAAACTTATCCTAGAGAACTCTATGTTCCCAGAACTGCAAGCAAGCCCATAATTGTTGGTAGCTCCAAGTTCAGAAGCAAAGGAAGATTCCCAGTGCTGTCATATTatcataaaaataaagag GCTGCAATTTGCAGATGCAGTCAGCCTCTCTCAGGTTTCAGTGCCAGGTGTCTGGAAGATGAGCACATGTTGCAAGCCATCAGTAAAGCAAATCCTTCAAATCGCTACATGTATGTCATGGACACCAGGCCGAAG ctTAATGCAATGGCaaacagagctgctgggaagggctatgagaatgaagacaACTACTCTAACATTAGGTTCCAGTTTGTTGGCATTGAAAATATTCATGTAATGAGATCCAGCTTGCAAAAACTTCTGGAAG TCAGTGGCACGAAAGGTTTGTCTGTCAATGACTTTTTGTCTGGTCTGGAGAATTCTGGATGGTTGCGTCATATCAAAGCCGTGCTGGATGCTGCTGTCTTCCTAGTCAAG GTCTTGATAGAGAAAGACTGGATCTCTTTTGGGCACAAGTTCTCTGACAG ATGTGGTCAGTTGGACGGTGATCCAAAAGAGATCTCGCCAGTGTTCACCCAGTTTTTAGAATGTGTGTGGAATCTGACTGAGCAGTTTCCACAAGCCTTTGAATACAATGAAGCTTTCCTCCTTCAGATCCATGAACATGTCCATTCCTGCCAGTTTGGTAACTTCCTTGGAAACTGCCAAAAAGAGCGAGAAGAACTCAA GTTAAAAGAGAAGACATATTCCTTGTGGCCCTTCCTTCTGGAGGAACAGAAAAAATACCAGAATCCTCTGTATAATCCAGACTTTTTTCCAGGGCTAACTCTTCTGGAGCCTAATACAGTATCATTCAATTTTAA GTTTTGGAGAAATATGTACCATCAGTTTGATCGAAGTATGCATCCCCGGCAGTCTGTCTTCAATCTTGTAATGAGCATGAGCGAACAAAATAAACAACTGGAGGAAGAAATTAAAGAACTGGAAGCT aaaataaagcgGAGAAATGGGCAGTCAGCTGCGGTCCTTGTGAAGGAACATCAGCAGCCTGCTCATCCTGCACCCACGGCACTGAAAACCCCTCCGTGCTTCAAGAAGGAGCAGCCGCTGATCCCCATGAATGATGCTGTAAGAACTATAGAGGGCAGCAACACAGCAGACAATCGCTACAGTGAATTTGTGGAAGAGTTCTCGAAATCCGAGCCTGCTGTTGTCAGTTTGGAGTATGGAGTGGCCAGGATGACCTGCTAA
- the MTMR6 gene encoding phosphatidylinositol-3,5-bisphosphate 3-phosphatase MTMR6 isoform X5: MEHIRTTKVEQVKLLDRFSTSNKSLTGTLYLTATHLLFIDSSQRETWILHHHIAAVEKLPLTTSGCPLVIQCKNFRIVHFVVPRERDCHDIYNSLLQLSRTAKYEELYAFSYNPKQNESEQVKGWQLIDLAEEYKRMGVPNANWQLSDANRDYKICETYPRELYVPRTASKPIIVGSSKFRSKGRFPVLSYYHKNKELNAMANRAAGKGYENEDNYSNIRFQFVGIENIHVMRSSLQKLLEVSGTKGLSVNDFLSGLENSGWLRHIKAVLDAAVFLVKAIAVESASVLVHCSDGWDRTSQVCSLGALLLDSYYRTIKGFMVLIEKDWISFGHKFSDRCGQLDGDPKEISPVFTQFLECVWNLTEQFPQAFEYNEAFLLQIHEHVHSCQFGNFLGNCQKEREELKLKEKTYSLWPFLLEEQKKYQNPLYNPDFFPGLTLLEPNTVSFNFKFWRNMYHQFDRSMHPRQSVFNLVMSMSEQNKQLEEEIKELEAKIKRRNGQSAAVLVKEHQQPAHPAPTALKTPPCFKKEQPLIPMNDAVRTIEGSNTADNRYSEFVEEFSKSEPAVVSLEYGVARMTC; the protein is encoded by the exons ATGGAGCACATCCGCACCACCAAG GTAGAGCAAGTGAAATTACTAGATAGGTTCAGCACGAGCAATAAGTCACTGACGGGAACTCTATACCTTACAGCAACTCATCTGTTATTCATTGATTCAAGCCAGAGAGAGACATGG ATACTACATCATCACATTGCTGCTGTGGAAAAACTTCCCTTGACTACTTCTGGCTGCCCCCTTGTCATCCAATGCAAGAACTTCAGGATAGTTCACTTTGTTGTTCCCAGAGAAAGAGATTGTCATGACATTTATAACTCCTTGCTTCAGCTGTCAAGGACAG CGAAATATGAAGAACTGTATGCCTTCTCCTACaatccaaaacaaaatgaatcTGAGCAAGTCAAAGGTTGGCAGCTTATTGATCTAGCAGAAGAATACAAGAGAATGGGAGTGCCAAATGCTAACTGGCAGTTGTCCGATGCAAATCGTGATTATAAG ATTTGTGAAACTTATCCTAGAGAACTCTATGTTCCCAGAACTGCAAGCAAGCCCATAATTGTTGGTAGCTCCAAGTTCAGAAGCAAAGGAAGATTCCCAGTGCTGTCATATTatcataaaaataaagag ctTAATGCAATGGCaaacagagctgctgggaagggctatgagaatgaagacaACTACTCTAACATTAGGTTCCAGTTTGTTGGCATTGAAAATATTCATGTAATGAGATCCAGCTTGCAAAAACTTCTGGAAG TCAGTGGCACGAAAGGTTTGTCTGTCAATGACTTTTTGTCTGGTCTGGAGAATTCTGGATGGTTGCGTCATATCAAAGCCGTGCTGGATGCTGCTGTCTTCCTAGTCAAG GCAATAGCGGTTGAGAGCGCGAGCGTATTAGTGCACTGCTCGGATGGCTGGGATAGGACTTCCCAAGTTTGTTCTCTTGGAGCTCTCTTACTAGATTCCTACTACAGAACAATCAAAGGATTCATG GTCTTGATAGAGAAAGACTGGATCTCTTTTGGGCACAAGTTCTCTGACAG ATGTGGTCAGTTGGACGGTGATCCAAAAGAGATCTCGCCAGTGTTCACCCAGTTTTTAGAATGTGTGTGGAATCTGACTGAGCAGTTTCCACAAGCCTTTGAATACAATGAAGCTTTCCTCCTTCAGATCCATGAACATGTCCATTCCTGCCAGTTTGGTAACTTCCTTGGAAACTGCCAAAAAGAGCGAGAAGAACTCAA GTTAAAAGAGAAGACATATTCCTTGTGGCCCTTCCTTCTGGAGGAACAGAAAAAATACCAGAATCCTCTGTATAATCCAGACTTTTTTCCAGGGCTAACTCTTCTGGAGCCTAATACAGTATCATTCAATTTTAA GTTTTGGAGAAATATGTACCATCAGTTTGATCGAAGTATGCATCCCCGGCAGTCTGTCTTCAATCTTGTAATGAGCATGAGCGAACAAAATAAACAACTGGAGGAAGAAATTAAAGAACTGGAAGCT aaaataaagcgGAGAAATGGGCAGTCAGCTGCGGTCCTTGTGAAGGAACATCAGCAGCCTGCTCATCCTGCACCCACGGCACTGAAAACCCCTCCGTGCTTCAAGAAGGAGCAGCCGCTGATCCCCATGAATGATGCTGTAAGAACTATAGAGGGCAGCAACACAGCAGACAATCGCTACAGTGAATTTGTGGAAGAGTTCTCGAAATCCGAGCCTGCTGTTGTCAGTTTGGAGTATGGAGTGGCCAGGATGACCTGCTAA
- the MTMR6 gene encoding phosphatidylinositol-3,5-bisphosphate 3-phosphatase MTMR6 isoform X4: protein MEHIRTTKVEQVKLLDRFSTSNKSLTGTLYLTATHLLFIDSSQRETWILHHHIAAVEKLPLTTSGCPLVIQCKNFRIVHFVVPRERDCHDIYNSLLQLSRTAKYEELYAFSYNPKQNESEQVKGWQLIDLAEEYKRMGVPNANWQLSDANRDYKAAICRCSQPLSGFSARCLEDEHMLQAISKANPSNRYMYVMDTRPKLNAMANRAAGKGYENEDNYSNIRFQFVGIENIHVMRSSLQKLLEVSGTKGLSVNDFLSGLENSGWLRHIKAVLDAAVFLVKAIAVESASVLVHCSDGWDRTSQVCSLGALLLDSYYRTIKGFMVLIEKDWISFGHKFSDRCGQLDGDPKEISPVFTQFLECVWNLTEQFPQAFEYNEAFLLQIHEHVHSCQFGNFLGNCQKEREELKLKEKTYSLWPFLLEEQKKYQNPLYNPDFFPGLTLLEPNTVSFNFKFWRNMYHQFDRSMHPRQSVFNLVMSMSEQNKQLEEEIKELEAKIKRRNGQSAAVLVKEHQQPAHPAPTALKTPPCFKKEQPLIPMNDAVRTIEGSNTADNRYSEFVEEFSKSEPAVVSLEYGVARMTC from the exons ATGGAGCACATCCGCACCACCAAG GTAGAGCAAGTGAAATTACTAGATAGGTTCAGCACGAGCAATAAGTCACTGACGGGAACTCTATACCTTACAGCAACTCATCTGTTATTCATTGATTCAAGCCAGAGAGAGACATGG ATACTACATCATCACATTGCTGCTGTGGAAAAACTTCCCTTGACTACTTCTGGCTGCCCCCTTGTCATCCAATGCAAGAACTTCAGGATAGTTCACTTTGTTGTTCCCAGAGAAAGAGATTGTCATGACATTTATAACTCCTTGCTTCAGCTGTCAAGGACAG CGAAATATGAAGAACTGTATGCCTTCTCCTACaatccaaaacaaaatgaatcTGAGCAAGTCAAAGGTTGGCAGCTTATTGATCTAGCAGAAGAATACAAGAGAATGGGAGTGCCAAATGCTAACTGGCAGTTGTCCGATGCAAATCGTGATTATAAG GCTGCAATTTGCAGATGCAGTCAGCCTCTCTCAGGTTTCAGTGCCAGGTGTCTGGAAGATGAGCACATGTTGCAAGCCATCAGTAAAGCAAATCCTTCAAATCGCTACATGTATGTCATGGACACCAGGCCGAAG ctTAATGCAATGGCaaacagagctgctgggaagggctatgagaatgaagacaACTACTCTAACATTAGGTTCCAGTTTGTTGGCATTGAAAATATTCATGTAATGAGATCCAGCTTGCAAAAACTTCTGGAAG TCAGTGGCACGAAAGGTTTGTCTGTCAATGACTTTTTGTCTGGTCTGGAGAATTCTGGATGGTTGCGTCATATCAAAGCCGTGCTGGATGCTGCTGTCTTCCTAGTCAAG GCAATAGCGGTTGAGAGCGCGAGCGTATTAGTGCACTGCTCGGATGGCTGGGATAGGACTTCCCAAGTTTGTTCTCTTGGAGCTCTCTTACTAGATTCCTACTACAGAACAATCAAAGGATTCATG GTCTTGATAGAGAAAGACTGGATCTCTTTTGGGCACAAGTTCTCTGACAG ATGTGGTCAGTTGGACGGTGATCCAAAAGAGATCTCGCCAGTGTTCACCCAGTTTTTAGAATGTGTGTGGAATCTGACTGAGCAGTTTCCACAAGCCTTTGAATACAATGAAGCTTTCCTCCTTCAGATCCATGAACATGTCCATTCCTGCCAGTTTGGTAACTTCCTTGGAAACTGCCAAAAAGAGCGAGAAGAACTCAA GTTAAAAGAGAAGACATATTCCTTGTGGCCCTTCCTTCTGGAGGAACAGAAAAAATACCAGAATCCTCTGTATAATCCAGACTTTTTTCCAGGGCTAACTCTTCTGGAGCCTAATACAGTATCATTCAATTTTAA GTTTTGGAGAAATATGTACCATCAGTTTGATCGAAGTATGCATCCCCGGCAGTCTGTCTTCAATCTTGTAATGAGCATGAGCGAACAAAATAAACAACTGGAGGAAGAAATTAAAGAACTGGAAGCT aaaataaagcgGAGAAATGGGCAGTCAGCTGCGGTCCTTGTGAAGGAACATCAGCAGCCTGCTCATCCTGCACCCACGGCACTGAAAACCCCTCCGTGCTTCAAGAAGGAGCAGCCGCTGATCCCCATGAATGATGCTGTAAGAACTATAGAGGGCAGCAACACAGCAGACAATCGCTACAGTGAATTTGTGGAAGAGTTCTCGAAATCCGAGCCTGCTGTTGTCAGTTTGGAGTATGGAGTGGCCAGGATGACCTGCTAA
- the MTMR6 gene encoding phosphatidylinositol-3,5-bisphosphate 3-phosphatase MTMR6 isoform X2, which produces MEHIRTTKVEQVKLLDRFSTSNKSLTGTLYLTATHLLFIDSSQRETWILHHHIAAVEKLPLTTSGCPLVIQCKNFRIVHFVVPRERDCHDIYNSLLQLSKSEQVKGWQLIDLAEEYKRMGVPNANWQLSDANRDYKICETYPRELYVPRTASKPIIVGSSKFRSKGRFPVLSYYHKNKEAAICRCSQPLSGFSARCLEDEHMLQAISKANPSNRYMYVMDTRPKLNAMANRAAGKGYENEDNYSNIRFQFVGIENIHVMRSSLQKLLEVSGTKGLSVNDFLSGLENSGWLRHIKAVLDAAVFLVKAIAVESASVLVHCSDGWDRTSQVCSLGALLLDSYYRTIKGFMVLIEKDWISFGHKFSDRCGQLDGDPKEISPVFTQFLECVWNLTEQFPQAFEYNEAFLLQIHEHVHSCQFGNFLGNCQKEREELKLKEKTYSLWPFLLEEQKKYQNPLYNPDFFPGLTLLEPNTVSFNFKFWRNMYHQFDRSMHPRQSVFNLVMSMSEQNKQLEEEIKELEAKIKRRNGQSAAVLVKEHQQPAHPAPTALKTPPCFKKEQPLIPMNDAVRTIEGSNTADNRYSEFVEEFSKSEPAVVSLEYGVARMTC; this is translated from the exons ATGGAGCACATCCGCACCACCAAG GTAGAGCAAGTGAAATTACTAGATAGGTTCAGCACGAGCAATAAGTCACTGACGGGAACTCTATACCTTACAGCAACTCATCTGTTATTCATTGATTCAAGCCAGAGAGAGACATGG ATACTACATCATCACATTGCTGCTGTGGAAAAACTTCCCTTGACTACTTCTGGCTGCCCCCTTGTCATCCAATGCAAGAACTTCAGGATAGTTCACTTTGTTGTTCCCAGAGAAAGAGATTGTCATGACATTTATAACTCCTTGCTTCAGCTGTCAA aatcTGAGCAAGTCAAAGGTTGGCAGCTTATTGATCTAGCAGAAGAATACAAGAGAATGGGAGTGCCAAATGCTAACTGGCAGTTGTCCGATGCAAATCGTGATTATAAG ATTTGTGAAACTTATCCTAGAGAACTCTATGTTCCCAGAACTGCAAGCAAGCCCATAATTGTTGGTAGCTCCAAGTTCAGAAGCAAAGGAAGATTCCCAGTGCTGTCATATTatcataaaaataaagag GCTGCAATTTGCAGATGCAGTCAGCCTCTCTCAGGTTTCAGTGCCAGGTGTCTGGAAGATGAGCACATGTTGCAAGCCATCAGTAAAGCAAATCCTTCAAATCGCTACATGTATGTCATGGACACCAGGCCGAAG ctTAATGCAATGGCaaacagagctgctgggaagggctatgagaatgaagacaACTACTCTAACATTAGGTTCCAGTTTGTTGGCATTGAAAATATTCATGTAATGAGATCCAGCTTGCAAAAACTTCTGGAAG TCAGTGGCACGAAAGGTTTGTCTGTCAATGACTTTTTGTCTGGTCTGGAGAATTCTGGATGGTTGCGTCATATCAAAGCCGTGCTGGATGCTGCTGTCTTCCTAGTCAAG GCAATAGCGGTTGAGAGCGCGAGCGTATTAGTGCACTGCTCGGATGGCTGGGATAGGACTTCCCAAGTTTGTTCTCTTGGAGCTCTCTTACTAGATTCCTACTACAGAACAATCAAAGGATTCATG GTCTTGATAGAGAAAGACTGGATCTCTTTTGGGCACAAGTTCTCTGACAG ATGTGGTCAGTTGGACGGTGATCCAAAAGAGATCTCGCCAGTGTTCACCCAGTTTTTAGAATGTGTGTGGAATCTGACTGAGCAGTTTCCACAAGCCTTTGAATACAATGAAGCTTTCCTCCTTCAGATCCATGAACATGTCCATTCCTGCCAGTTTGGTAACTTCCTTGGAAACTGCCAAAAAGAGCGAGAAGAACTCAA GTTAAAAGAGAAGACATATTCCTTGTGGCCCTTCCTTCTGGAGGAACAGAAAAAATACCAGAATCCTCTGTATAATCCAGACTTTTTTCCAGGGCTAACTCTTCTGGAGCCTAATACAGTATCATTCAATTTTAA GTTTTGGAGAAATATGTACCATCAGTTTGATCGAAGTATGCATCCCCGGCAGTCTGTCTTCAATCTTGTAATGAGCATGAGCGAACAAAATAAACAACTGGAGGAAGAAATTAAAGAACTGGAAGCT aaaataaagcgGAGAAATGGGCAGTCAGCTGCGGTCCTTGTGAAGGAACATCAGCAGCCTGCTCATCCTGCACCCACGGCACTGAAAACCCCTCCGTGCTTCAAGAAGGAGCAGCCGCTGATCCCCATGAATGATGCTGTAAGAACTATAGAGGGCAGCAACACAGCAGACAATCGCTACAGTGAATTTGTGGAAGAGTTCTCGAAATCCGAGCCTGCTGTTGTCAGTTTGGAGTATGGAGTGGCCAGGATGACCTGCTAA